A genomic region of Sciurus carolinensis chromosome 7, mSciCar1.2, whole genome shotgun sequence contains the following coding sequences:
- the LOC124987964 gene encoding LOW QUALITY PROTEIN: soluble lamin-associated protein of 75 kDa-like (The sequence of the model RefSeq protein was modified relative to this genomic sequence to represent the inferred CDS: inserted 4 bases in 2 codons; deleted 1 base in 1 codon), with translation MAFPVDLLNNCSHEELENAAEDYMSDLRCGDPENPEYFSFLNITIPIXGFVPLYGGDQTQKVLALFAPEDSLTAPTGSICASFLTQSYQLPVLDTMFVRKKFRGKDFGLHMLEDFVDCFTEDALGLRYPLSSLMYTACKQYFEKYPGDHELLWEVEGVGHWYQRIPVTRALQRETLKITVSQNEAKRPVSGEYGLAAVPEYEVGTEDNQSSEMQLTIDSLKETFASTSEGHEKTPVSTRTRSSHLKRPKIGKRFQDAEFCGSQGEEEKTAQTSLTVSVNKLESTRISEISEEFLEEEPEQRVIEFEDESRDKDVRPVPETQPRLEKQDXKKTELEPMNGEVMDDTLKTSLTTEEEDSISEGLEEELKVQSFNSSEDTINLVPLVVESSKPPEVVAPDKPPHITDTEMLIDQGPSDDKGHTEEKLSPVSRKKAHFGSSDKVTVISNEDGSDSGFPNSVIAEFSEEPVSDNLSPNTTSSLEDQGEEGVPEPQETSTALSQSSLIEVELEDVPFSQNAGQKNQSEEQSEASSEQLDQFTQSTEKAVDSSSEEIEVEVPIVDRWNLRRKAKGHKGPAKKKAKLT, from the exons ATGGCATTCCCGGTAGACTTGCTGAATAATTGCAGTCATGAGGAATTGGAAAATGCTGCTGAAGATTACATGTCAGATTTAAGGTGTGGGGACCCTGAAAATCcagagtatttttcttttctcaatattaCGATTCCTAT AGGCTTTGTACCTCTCTATGGTGGAGATCAGACCCAGAAAGTTCTTGCACTTTTTGCACCTGAGGATTCACTCACAGCT CCTACAGGAAGCATATGTGCCTCATTTCTTACCCAAAGTTACCAACTGCCAGTTCTTGATACAATGTTCgtaagaaagaaattcagaggCAAAGATTTTGGGCTTCATATGCTGGAGGACTTTGTTGATTGCTTCACAGAAGATGCACTTGGTTTGCGGTATCCACTGTCTTCTCTTATGTATACAGCTTGCAaacaatactttgaaaagtatccAGGAGACCATGAACTCCTTTGGGAAGTAGAGGGTGTTGGACACTGGTACCAGCGAATACCAGTCACCAGAGCATTACAGAGAGAAACACTTAAAATTACAGTTTCTCAGAATGAAGCCAAAAGACCTGTGTCTGGAGAATATGGTCTTGCAGCTGTTCCAGAGTATGAAGTGGGAACTGAGGACAATCAATCCAGTGAGATGCAGCTAACAATTGATTCTCTAAAGGAGACCTTTGCAAGCACATCCGAAGGTCATGAAAAAACACCTGTTTCTACTCGTACTCGAAGCAGTCATCTAAAGCGGCCAAAGATTGGAAAGCGGTTTCAGGATGCTGAATTTTGTGGTTCtcaaggagaagaggagaaaactgCCCAGACCTCACTGACAGTTTCAGTAAACAAATTAGAGTCTACGCGCATATCAGAGATCTCAGAAGAATTCCTGGAAGAAGAACCTGAGCAGAGAGTGATTGAATTTGAGGATGAAAGTCGTGATAAAGATGTCCGGCCTGTACCTGAAACCCAGCCACGCCTGGAAAAGCAAGA GAAAAAGACTGAATTAGAGCCTATGAATGGTGAGGTAATGGATGATACTCTTAAGACTTCACTTACAACAGAAGAGGAGGACTCCATTAGTGAAGGTTTAGAAGAAGAATTAAAAGTGCAGTCTTTTAATTCTAGTGAAGACACTATAAATCTCGTTCCACTGGTGGTAGAATCCTCAAAACCTCCTGAGGTTGTTGCACCAGATAAGCCCCCACATATAACTGATACAGAAATGTTGATAGACCAAGGCCCATCTGATGACAAAGGGCACACTGAAGAGAAACTGTCTCCAGTTTCAAGAAAGAAAGCACATTTTGGGAGTTCAGACAAAGTC ACAGTTATCTCAAATGAAGACGGATCTGACAGTGGTTTTCCAAACTCGGTGATAGCTGAATTTTCTGAAGAACCGGTGTCTGATAATTTATCACCTAACACAACTTCCTCACTTGAGGACCAGGGTGAGGAGGGGGTGCCTGAGCCCCAGGAAACATCTACCGCTCTTTCTCAGAGTTCTTTGATAGAGGTTGAACTTGAAGATGTGCCATTTTCACAGAATGCAGGACAGAAGAATCAGTCAGAGGAGCAGTCTGAGGCATCTTCTGAGCAACTGGATCAATTTACACAATCAACAGAAAAAGCTGTGGATAGCAGCTCAGAGGAGATAGAAGTGGAAGTGCCTATAGTAGACAGGTGGAATTTAAGAAGAAAGGCCAAAGGGCATAAAGGACCTGCTAAGAAGAAAGCCAAGCTGAcctga